The following DNA comes from Desulfomicrobium macestii.
GGTTTAGCATGTATAGACGTATGCTTAGCGGCAGGGTTAGGTGGATGCCTTCGGCGAAAAGAACTCAAGAATAGGAAGTAAACTATGAAAAATGATGTTAACCAATCAAATGTTATTCTCAGAATCGCAGATGAGTCGGAACTTGAGAAGTTTAAGACTGATTTACAAGAAGCCTTTAGGATATCAGCAGAAAAGGAATTCGGACATACATTAGATGAGCCAATTCCTTCTGATTCAGATATCGAAGAGTCATTTAAATCTGCTGGTGCCATTGTATATCAAATTATTTCGAATGATAATATTGTTGGCGGTGCAGTTGTATCTATCGACGAAGCAACTCAGCATAACAAACTATTATTATATTTCATATTATCTAGTTTTCATGACAGAGGAATTGGATA
Coding sequences within:
- a CDS encoding GNAT family N-acetyltransferase → MKNDVNQSNVILRIADESELEKFKTDLQEAFRISAEKEFGHTLDEPIPSDSDIEESFKSAGAIVYQIISNDNIVGGAVVSIDEATQHNKLLLYFILSSFHDRGIGYKAWKAIEEKHPKTKVWETVTPYFEKKNIHFYVNKCKFKIVDFFNKYHTDPNHKLDTDYDEEMFKFEKQM